A section of the Verrucomicrobiia bacterium genome encodes:
- a CDS encoding MotA/TolQ/ExbB proton channel family protein yields MLPKLLAHGGVMLWLILMASAVALAVVIERLLHYHRAQINSTEFLIGVKNVLKRDNVVEALSICDATPGPVARLVKAAILARDRGRDGVRESLEEAGLMEVPRLEQKLNLLATIAQISPLMGLLGTVMGFIRIYMVMEEQGQYAQGGLLSGGIWQALICTAAGLAVSIIAYAAYNYLVSRVNSIVLDMEKTSTEVLNLVTDPNARH; encoded by the coding sequence ATGTTGCCCAAGTTATTGGCGCATGGTGGCGTCATGTTGTGGTTGATCTTGATGGCTAGCGCGGTGGCCCTCGCTGTGGTCATCGAGCGCCTGCTGCATTATCACCGTGCGCAGATCAATTCGACGGAGTTCCTCATCGGCGTAAAAAACGTGCTGAAGCGCGATAACGTGGTGGAGGCGCTCTCCATCTGTGATGCGACGCCGGGACCGGTGGCGCGTCTGGTGAAGGCGGCCATCTTGGCGCGAGATCGCGGTCGTGATGGTGTGCGTGAATCTTTGGAAGAGGCGGGGTTGATGGAGGTGCCGCGGCTGGAGCAGAAGTTGAACTTGCTGGCGACGATCGCGCAGATCAGTCCTTTGATGGGGTTGCTGGGGACGGTGATGGGTTTCATCCGCATTTACATGGTGATGGAAGAGCAAGGGCAGTATGCGCAGGGCGGACTGCTCTCCGGCGGTATCTGGCAGGCGCTGATCTGCACGGCGGCGGGATTGGCCGTCTCGATCATCGCGTATGCGGCTTACAATTATCTGGTGAGCCGGGTGAACTCCATCGTGCTGGACATGGAGAAGACGTCCACGGAAGTGTTGAACCTGGTCACGGATCCTAACGCGCGTCACTGA
- a CDS encoding Gfo/Idh/MocA family oxidoreductase, giving the protein MKQQSTMRVGIIGGGLMGREAASAFARWFVLQDFPVKVELTAVCDLQESLLEWFKQVPTVKLLTKDHQELLKSPDVDVVYVAVPHNLHEKLYLDVLAAGKDLLAEKPFGIDLAAARSIQAAAVKSGRFVRCSSEFPFLPGPQRVVNYVRSGKVGKVLEIHSGFHHASDLDPTKPINWKRMTKFCGGIGVMGDLGMHAVHVPFRLGWKPLRVYAQLQKIYTQRPDGKGGMAACDTWDNAMLHTEVLIDGAEVPMRLEMKRLAPSETNTWFIEVLGTEGGIKYSTKEPKTLWVFERQKEQIWQRIDLGFQTPFPTITGGIFEPGFPDCFLQMWAAYAAERAGALKDKFACATPEEAVLSHELFEAALKSQETHQVVALA; this is encoded by the coding sequence ATGAAACAGCAGAGCACCATGCGGGTAGGGATCATCGGCGGCGGGTTGATGGGGCGGGAGGCGGCGAGTGCGTTCGCGCGCTGGTTCGTCCTCCAGGATTTCCCGGTGAAGGTGGAACTCACGGCGGTGTGCGATCTCCAGGAGAGTTTGCTCGAGTGGTTCAAGCAGGTGCCCACGGTGAAGCTGCTCACGAAGGATCATCAGGAGTTGCTGAAATCCCCGGACGTGGACGTGGTGTATGTGGCGGTGCCGCATAACCTCCACGAAAAGCTGTATCTGGACGTGCTGGCGGCGGGGAAAGATCTGCTGGCGGAAAAGCCCTTCGGCATCGATCTGGCGGCGGCGCGGAGCATCCAAGCGGCAGCGGTGAAGTCCGGGCGATTCGTGCGGTGCAGTTCGGAGTTTCCGTTCCTGCCGGGACCGCAGCGCGTGGTGAATTATGTGCGCTCGGGCAAGGTTGGCAAAGTTCTCGAGATCCATTCGGGATTCCATCACGCGAGCGATCTGGACCCGACGAAGCCGATCAATTGGAAGCGCATGACGAAGTTCTGCGGGGGCATCGGTGTGATGGGCGATCTGGGTATGCACGCGGTGCATGTGCCGTTCCGCCTCGGCTGGAAACCGCTGCGCGTGTATGCGCAACTCCAGAAGATCTACACGCAACGCCCTGATGGCAAAGGCGGCATGGCCGCGTGCGATACGTGGGATAACGCGATGCTCCACACGGAAGTATTGATCGACGGCGCGGAAGTGCCGATGCGCCTGGAGATGAAACGCCTGGCCCCGAGCGAGACGAACACGTGGTTCATCGAGGTGCTAGGTACGGAAGGCGGCATCAAGTACAGCACCAAGGAGCCGAAGACGCTCTGGGTCTTCGAACGGCAAAAAGAGCAGATCTGGCAACGGATCGATCTCGGCTTCCAAACGCCTTTCCCGACGATCACCGGCGGCATCTTCGAGCCCGGTTTCCCGGATTGCTTCCTGCAGATGTGGGCCGCCTACGCCGCCGAACGCGCCGGTGCCTTAAAAGACAAGTTCGCCTGCGCCACCCCGGAAGAAGCCGTGCTCAGCCACGAACTCTTCGAAGCAGCGCTGAAGTCGCAGGAGACGCATCAAGTAGTGGCGCTGGCGTAA
- the msrB gene encoding peptide-methionine (R)-S-oxide reductase MsrB — MSVIKAALYISLLIGAIGFAACSQAEDKTVSSTTTTNAPQPAMKTDAKTAGTNAAPAKVVKTEEEWRKQLTPEQYHVLRMAGTERAFGAAYEEFKKQGGGTYYCAGCNAELFSSKEKFDSHCGWPSFYDPANAKNVKTRADMAHGMVRTEVLCAVCDGHLGHVFKGEGFKTPTDLRYCINGVSLKFVPFADDGKKK; from the coding sequence ATGAGTGTGATCAAAGCCGCCCTTTACATCTCGTTGCTTATCGGCGCCATCGGCTTCGCAGCCTGCAGCCAAGCGGAAGACAAGACGGTGTCGTCCACCACGACAACCAACGCTCCCCAGCCTGCCATGAAAACTGACGCCAAGACCGCCGGAACCAATGCCGCTCCCGCCAAAGTCGTGAAGACAGAGGAAGAATGGCGCAAGCAACTCACGCCGGAGCAGTATCATGTTTTGCGCATGGCGGGCACGGAACGCGCCTTCGGCGCGGCGTATGAGGAGTTCAAGAAACAAGGCGGTGGCACGTATTACTGCGCGGGTTGCAATGCCGAGCTGTTCTCCTCAAAAGAGAAGTTTGATTCTCACTGCGGCTGGCCCTCCTTCTACGACCCGGCGAATGCCAAAAATGTGAAGACGCGCGCGGACATGGCTCACGGCATGGTCCGCACGGAAGTGCTCTGCGCGGTTTGCGATGGTCACCTCGGTCATGTCTTCAAGGGAGAGGGTTTCAAGACGCCTACGGATCTGCGTTATTGTATCAATGGCGTGTCCTTGAAGTTCGTGCCATTCGCGGACGATGGGAAAAAGAAATAG
- a CDS encoding rhomboid family intramembrane serine protease, which yields MLADRDYMREPARSEPMRLTTKLIIANVACFVIFNIFADISQNPGLRNVLYLSREGLMSGYVWQLLTFQFLHGGLLHLVFNCLAIYSFGRMVEERMSGKRFLQLYLTAGVLGGMAQILGGLVFKSFAGPLVGASAGVFVLVSAFALMFWYQRFKVLLFFFIPVELSGRIVFWAALIMSLIGMTASLIVKTEGSQVAHLAHLGGFFTVFLFMNRYGEQVTPAGWISRRAASRPAPTLVNAGNKPSSWRTPPAEVTVEEEPTADFISKEVDPILDKISQKGIHSLTDQERKILEKARSKMAKK from the coding sequence ATGCTGGCAGACAGAGATTACATGCGTGAACCGGCCCGGTCTGAGCCCATGCGGCTGACGACCAAGCTGATCATTGCCAATGTGGCCTGTTTCGTGATCTTCAACATCTTCGCCGACATCTCCCAAAATCCGGGCTTGAGGAACGTCCTGTATCTGAGCCGGGAAGGATTGATGAGCGGTTACGTCTGGCAACTGCTGACCTTCCAGTTTCTCCATGGCGGCCTGTTGCATCTGGTATTCAACTGCCTGGCTATTTACTCCTTTGGACGGATGGTGGAGGAGCGGATGTCAGGAAAACGATTCCTGCAACTCTACCTGACGGCAGGCGTGCTGGGCGGAATGGCTCAGATCTTGGGTGGCCTGGTTTTCAAGAGTTTTGCCGGCCCGCTGGTAGGTGCTTCAGCGGGAGTGTTTGTTTTGGTCAGCGCGTTCGCCCTGATGTTCTGGTATCAACGGTTCAAAGTTTTGCTGTTCTTTTTCATCCCTGTGGAGCTGTCCGGGCGTATCGTGTTCTGGGCTGCTTTGATCATGTCCTTGATCGGCATGACGGCTTCTCTAATAGTCAAAACGGAGGGGTCGCAAGTCGCCCATCTCGCACATCTGGGCGGATTTTTCACGGTATTCCTTTTCATGAACCGCTACGGTGAACAGGTGACTCCCGCAGGCTGGATATCGCGGCGAGCAGCGTCCCGGCCAGCACCGACATTGGTCAATGCTGGCAATAAACCGTCAAGCTGGCGCACACCCCCGGCCGAGGTTACCGTGGAGGAAGAGCCGACGGCTGATTTCATCAGCAAAGAAGTCGATCCTATCCTCGACAAAATCTCTCAAAAAGGCATCCACAGCCTGACGGATCAAGAGCGCAAGATTCTCGAAAAAGCGCGTTCCAAGATGGCGAAAAAGTGA
- the dxs gene encoding 1-deoxy-D-xylulose-5-phosphate synthase, with the protein MSRYLDMVDHPSHVKKLKLDQLTQLSEEIRYELITKLSKNGGHLGPNLGVVELTLAMHYVFSTPKDKFVWDVSHQVYVHKLLTGRKDRFHTIRTTNGLNGFALRTESEHDCYGAGHAGTALSAALGMCAARDQRRSDEDVVCVFGDAALTNGVSFEALNNIAHTTKKFIGILNDNEWSIAKNVGAISNYLNKLITNPRYDRLQKDASSFLKKWGSTGELAVRLGHKAEEAVKGVVSEVSLQHNDDDKRGDGRGGFGSSLIFEEMGMKYIGPIDGHDLQLLISTLEYAKTCEQPVVIHVLTKKGKGFDAALQHPEKFHGTGPYNAETGETAPAKPGTPPAFQDVFGETLVRLARKDNSIVGITAAMPTGTGMKALEKAMPGRYYDVGIAEEHAVIFAAGMATMGFRPVVAIYSTFLQRAYDCIHHDVCLQDLPVIFCMDRAGLSANDGPTHHGLFDIAYLRCLPNVIGMAPANEDELADMMFTASHAKHASFIRYPRGVAEGVPVKETPKILEVGKAEVVKHFANNGGKKVAVFALGPMQKMANKISELLGEGHDVAIINPRWFKPLDEETTAFFAQGADAVVTIEDHVIAGGYGSAVLELLSKKNITTPVVRIGWPDEFIEHASTVDYLREKHGLTAENAVKQVKEIFAKGNTTAQPKTFAVA; encoded by the coding sequence ATGAGCCGATACCTGGACATGGTGGATCATCCGTCCCACGTCAAAAAGCTGAAGCTGGACCAATTGACCCAGCTTTCCGAAGAGATTCGTTACGAGCTGATCACGAAGCTCTCTAAGAACGGTGGTCATCTCGGGCCGAACTTGGGCGTAGTGGAGCTGACGCTCGCGATGCATTATGTGTTCTCGACGCCGAAGGACAAGTTCGTGTGGGACGTGAGCCATCAGGTGTACGTGCATAAGTTGCTGACGGGCCGCAAGGACCGTTTCCACACGATCCGCACGACGAATGGCTTGAACGGTTTCGCACTCCGCACGGAGAGCGAGCATGATTGCTACGGTGCGGGTCATGCGGGGACGGCGCTTTCCGCCGCGCTCGGTATGTGCGCGGCGCGGGATCAGCGTCGCAGTGATGAAGACGTGGTCTGCGTGTTCGGTGATGCGGCGCTGACGAACGGTGTTTCGTTCGAGGCGTTGAACAACATCGCGCATACGACGAAGAAGTTCATCGGCATTCTGAATGATAACGAGTGGAGCATCGCGAAGAACGTGGGTGCGATCTCGAATTATCTGAACAAGTTGATCACGAATCCGCGCTACGACCGCTTGCAAAAGGATGCCTCGAGCTTCTTGAAGAAGTGGGGTTCCACGGGCGAACTCGCGGTGCGCTTGGGCCATAAGGCCGAAGAGGCCGTGAAGGGTGTCGTGAGCGAAGTCTCGCTCCAGCATAACGACGACGACAAGCGCGGTGATGGCCGGGGCGGTTTCGGCAGCAGCTTGATCTTCGAGGAGATGGGCATGAAGTACATCGGACCGATCGACGGTCACGATCTGCAATTGCTCATCAGCACGCTGGAATACGCGAAGACGTGCGAGCAGCCGGTGGTGATCCATGTGCTGACGAAGAAGGGCAAGGGCTTCGACGCCGCCCTGCAGCATCCGGAGAAGTTCCACGGCACGGGACCTTACAATGCGGAAACGGGCGAGACGGCTCCGGCGAAGCCGGGCACTCCGCCAGCGTTCCAAGATGTGTTCGGCGAGACCTTGGTGCGCCTCGCGCGGAAGGATAACTCGATCGTGGGTATCACGGCAGCGATGCCGACGGGCACGGGCATGAAGGCCCTCGAAAAGGCGATGCCGGGACGTTACTACGATGTGGGTATCGCGGAAGAGCACGCGGTGATCTTCGCGGCGGGTATGGCCACGATGGGTTTCCGTCCGGTGGTGGCGATCTACTCGACGTTCTTGCAACGCGCTTACGATTGCATCCATCACGACGTGTGCTTGCAGGATCTGCCGGTGATCTTCTGCATGGACCGCGCCGGTCTCTCGGCGAATGACGGCCCGACGCATCACGGCTTGTTCGATATCGCTTACTTGCGCTGCTTGCCGAATGTGATCGGTATGGCGCCAGCGAACGAAGATGAATTGGCGGACATGATGTTCACGGCGTCGCACGCGAAGCATGCGAGCTTCATCCGTTACCCGCGCGGTGTCGCGGAAGGCGTGCCGGTGAAGGAAACGCCGAAGATTCTCGAAGTGGGCAAGGCCGAAGTGGTGAAGCACTTCGCGAACAACGGCGGCAAGAAGGTCGCGGTGTTCGCCCTCGGGCCGATGCAGAAGATGGCGAACAAGATCTCCGAGCTGTTGGGCGAAGGTCACGACGTGGCCATCATCAACCCGCGGTGGTTCAAGCCGCTGGATGAGGAGACGACGGCGTTCTTCGCGCAAGGCGCGGACGCGGTGGTGACGATCGAGGATCACGTGATCGCGGGCGGTTACGGCAGCGCAGTGCTGGAGCTTCTCTCGAAGAAGAACATCACCACGCCGGTGGTGCGCATCGGCTGGCCGGACGAGTTCATCGAGCACGCGTCCACGGTGGATTACCTGCGCGAGAAGCATGGTCTGACGGCGGAGAACGCAGTGAAGCAGGTGAAGGAAATCTTCGCCAAGGGCAACACCACGGCGCAGCCGAAGACCTTCGCGGTGGCGTAA
- a CDS encoding biopolymer transporter ExbD: MKFPRQLRPFRGSFDFAPYAGVFFIFILFVVLQSSMIYQPGVQVDLPKAEGLPGINGPVLVAVVDASGQIFYDNQIIEEKALQTALRAELRRIGRTVTLIIQADGNVKYEQLVHLSTLAREAGIEKALLATRPAAEVQPAPVTVSTNKAKTKQP, encoded by the coding sequence ATGAAGTTTCCCCGCCAGCTCAGGCCGTTTCGCGGGTCGTTTGATTTCGCGCCTTACGCGGGCGTGTTCTTCATCTTCATTTTGTTCGTCGTGTTGCAGTCGTCGATGATCTATCAGCCGGGTGTGCAGGTGGATTTGCCGAAGGCGGAAGGGTTGCCGGGTATCAATGGACCGGTGCTGGTGGCGGTGGTGGATGCGAGCGGGCAGATCTTTTACGATAACCAGATCATCGAGGAGAAGGCTTTGCAGACGGCCCTTCGCGCGGAGTTGCGACGAATAGGAAGGACCGTGACGCTCATCATCCAAGCAGATGGAAATGTGAAGTATGAGCAACTCGTGCATCTGAGCACGCTGGCGCGTGAAGCGGGGATCGAGAAGGCTTTGCTGGCGACCCGGCCTGCCGCCGAAGTGCAACCGGCACCCGTGACGGTGAGCACGAACAAAGCGAAAACGAAGCAGCCATGA
- a CDS encoding J domain-containing protein, whose protein sequence is MDELAKAYEKLGTHADISTADLQKLYRELVKRWHPDQFGHDAEEKRAADETLRDINAAYQRIMQARKVAEEQAAFEGKSEPEAEPHPEPETAYEAAATKSSGFKVWGLALALIVVIAAAGIAWQQKWLGNKTSPAANASSTPIATPKPPEPPGPVIAHKICLATECFVAEIWHNGKLVPDSQRKTVADRFGACTEEVNLTLREGDWLVFNPVKNRFRWNDALFFGVAGMTTNKTVSFVSSSKDGRWTSMDNLEQVSQFIKERDLTGQPVQLIPQNRMWSEGPGFMKFVMGADWHGEPIWGQGPARNTYIKFVAKPVPPVQVTAR, encoded by the coding sequence ATGGACGAATTGGCCAAAGCATACGAGAAACTCGGTACCCACGCCGACATCAGCACCGCTGACCTGCAGAAACTTTATCGCGAACTGGTCAAACGCTGGCACCCGGACCAGTTCGGCCATGATGCCGAGGAGAAGCGGGCGGCGGATGAGACCTTGCGGGACATCAATGCTGCCTATCAACGCATCATGCAGGCACGTAAAGTGGCCGAGGAACAGGCCGCCTTTGAAGGCAAATCCGAGCCCGAAGCCGAGCCGCATCCCGAACCTGAAACTGCTTACGAAGCCGCCGCCACAAAATCTTCCGGCTTCAAAGTCTGGGGCTTGGCGCTGGCCTTGATCGTGGTCATCGCTGCCGCTGGCATTGCCTGGCAGCAAAAGTGGTTGGGCAATAAGACTTCACCTGCTGCGAATGCTTCCTCAACTCCCATTGCCACACCAAAGCCACCCGAACCGCCCGGCCCGGTCATCGCACATAAGATTTGCCTCGCCACCGAATGCTTCGTGGCCGAGATCTGGCATAACGGCAAGCTCGTGCCGGACAGCCAGCGCAAGACGGTTGCCGATCGTTTCGGTGCCTGCACAGAAGAAGTTAACCTCACTCTGCGCGAAGGTGACTGGCTCGTTTTCAATCCCGTGAAAAACCGCTTCCGCTGGAATGATGCCCTCTTCTTCGGCGTGGCCGGCATGACCACGAACAAGACCGTCAGCTTCGTCTCTTCCTCCAAGGACGGACGTTGGACCAGCATGGATAACTTGGAACAAGTCAGCCAGTTCATCAAAGAACGCGACTTGACCGGACAACCTGTGCAACTGATCCCGCAGAATCGCATGTGGTCTGAAGGCCCTGGATTCATGAAGTTCGTCATGGGCGCTGACTGGCATGGCGAACCCATCTGGGGCCAAGGCCCGGCACGCAATACTTACATCAAGTTCGTGGCGAAGCCGGTGCCTCCGGTGCAGGTGACTGCGCGGTAG
- a CDS encoding type II toxin-antitoxin system RelE/ParE family toxin: MAAVIFSAQAEEDLASITDYIAADNPDAALNLLSEIQTKVFLYSRTPELGKKADHLRAGLRYFIKGNYLIFYRSNKGVLEVVRVLHGAQNLPELF, from the coding sequence ATGGCTGCTGTAATATTTTCCGCGCAAGCTGAGGAGGATTTGGCGTCGATCACGGATTACATTGCTGCTGACAATCCCGATGCGGCTTTAAATCTGCTGAGTGAAATCCAAACCAAAGTCTTCCTTTATAGTCGCACCCCAGAATTAGGGAAGAAGGCGGATCATTTGAGAGCGGGACTGCGTTACTTCATCAAGGGTAACTATTTGATCTTCTATCGTTCTAACAAAGGGGTGCTTGAAGTGGTCCGGGTTTTGCACGGAGCGCAAAACCTGCCGGAACTTTTTTAA
- the xseB gene encoding exodeoxyribonuclease VII small subunit: protein MSKIAKGATTAAAELAEVPFEVALQKLEAIVETMESDELPLETLLARYEEGTKLAAQCQARLADADLKISKLEKKSSGDFTLTPVELPGDTAED, encoded by the coding sequence ATGTCGAAGATTGCCAAAGGCGCGACGACGGCCGCGGCGGAGCTTGCAGAAGTTCCGTTCGAGGTAGCGTTGCAGAAGCTCGAAGCCATCGTGGAAACGATGGAGTCGGACGAATTGCCTTTGGAGACTTTGCTGGCCCGCTACGAGGAAGGCACGAAACTGGCCGCGCAGTGCCAGGCCCGCCTCGCGGATGCTGACCTCAAGATTTCCAAGCTGGAGAAGAAATCCTCCGGCGACTTCACGCTCACTCCGGTGGAACTCCCGGGGGATACGGCGGAAGATTAA
- the purB gene encoding adenylosuccinate lyase — protein sequence MITRYSRPDMRAIWTDENKLKIWLQIELLASEALVAEGVVPKKDFAKMKAGADLCFADTKALVERQKELEKTLNHDVIGFTTAVAEKINDQASRWLHFGLTSSDIVDTAFAVQMVQSADILIKDVKIVRESIAKRAKEHMLTPCIGRSHGIHGEPTTFGLKLALMYDEFGRALERLERIREVSALGKLSGAVGTNAHLSPKVEAYVCKKLGLKPAPIATQVVQRDIHAEYMSALALIAASIERWAVEFRHLQRTEVLEAEEPFTKGQKGSSAMPHKRNPITWERLTGLARVIRSNSIAALENVALWHERDISHSSVERIIFPDSCTLLDYMFGLLTRMMDGLNVYPENMKKNLGLSLGMWNSQTVLLALIRKGLTREDAYGLVQRNAMKTWEVKHAGRDDADFLEVLKADPDVAKHFKKGELEKLCSLDFHMKEVKARFKTVGL from the coding sequence ATGATTACGCGTTATTCGCGCCCGGACATGCGGGCCATTTGGACCGACGAAAACAAGCTCAAGATCTGGCTCCAGATCGAACTGCTCGCCAGCGAGGCGTTGGTGGCGGAAGGCGTCGTGCCCAAGAAAGATTTCGCCAAGATGAAGGCGGGCGCGGACCTGTGCTTTGCAGATACGAAAGCGCTCGTGGAACGCCAGAAGGAACTCGAGAAGACGCTGAATCACGACGTCATCGGTTTCACCACGGCCGTCGCGGAGAAGATCAATGATCAGGCCAGCCGCTGGTTGCACTTCGGCCTCACCAGCTCGGACATCGTGGACACCGCCTTTGCCGTGCAGATGGTGCAGAGCGCGGACATCCTGATCAAGGACGTGAAGATCGTGCGCGAATCCATCGCCAAGCGCGCGAAGGAGCACATGCTCACCCCGTGCATCGGCCGCAGCCATGGCATCCATGGTGAGCCGACCACGTTCGGCCTCAAGCTCGCGCTGATGTATGATGAATTTGGCCGCGCCTTGGAACGCCTTGAACGTATCCGCGAAGTCTCCGCGCTCGGCAAGTTGAGCGGCGCGGTCGGCACGAACGCGCATCTCTCTCCGAAGGTAGAAGCCTATGTGTGCAAGAAACTCGGCCTTAAGCCTGCGCCCATCGCCACGCAAGTAGTGCAACGTGATATCCATGCGGAATACATGAGCGCGCTGGCGCTCATCGCCGCGAGCATCGAGCGTTGGGCGGTGGAGTTCCGTCATCTGCAACGCACGGAAGTGCTGGAAGCCGAAGAGCCGTTCACCAAGGGCCAGAAAGGCAGCAGCGCCATGCCGCATAAGCGCAATCCCATTACATGGGAACGCCTCACCGGTTTGGCCCGCGTCATCCGCAGCAACTCGATTGCCGCTCTCGAAAACGTCGCCCTCTGGCACGAACGCGATATCTCGCACAGCAGCGTGGAGCGCATCATTTTCCCGGATTCCTGCACGCTCCTCGATTACATGTTCGGTCTGCTCACGCGCATGATGGACGGCCTGAACGTCTATCCCGAGAACATGAAGAAGAACCTGGGCCTGAGCCTAGGCATGTGGAATAGCCAGACCGTTCTCCTCGCGCTCATCCGCAAGGGACTGACGCGTGAAGATGCGTATGGCCTCGTCCAGCGCAACGCCATGAAGACGTGGGAAGTGAAGCACGCCGGTCGCGATGACGCCGATTTCCTCGAAGTGCTGAAAGCCGATCCCGATGTGGCCAAGCACTTCAAGAAGGGCGAGTTGGAAAAACTTTGCTCCCTCGACTTCCACATGAAGGAAGTGAAAGCGCGGTTTAAGACGGTGGGATTGTAA
- a CDS encoding TIGR03067 domain-containing protein yields the protein MKTTRVVTTLFAMAISAMTLNSIAAEPSADQKRIMGIWQGAAVDGDGSKPGSARARIGEMVITEDKITAKDPHGNNMGEGTYKISRSGNLITIDTTATKGQLMGKSYQGIMTVDGDNMKWCSNNPGKPRPTAFRTTPPDAYLMILTRKK from the coding sequence ATGAAGACGACCCGCGTCGTGACCACCCTGTTTGCCATGGCGATATCTGCCATGACCTTAAACTCCATTGCCGCCGAACCCTCCGCCGATCAAAAACGCATCATGGGCATCTGGCAAGGCGCTGCCGTGGACGGCGACGGCTCCAAACCCGGCAGCGCCCGCGCACGCATCGGCGAGATGGTCATCACGGAGGACAAGATCACCGCGAAAGACCCCCACGGAAACAACATGGGCGAGGGGACCTATAAGATCAGCCGCAGCGGTAATTTGATCACCATCGATACCACCGCCACGAAAGGCCAGCTCATGGGCAAGAGCTATCAAGGCATCATGACCGTTGACGGCGATAACATGAAATGGTGCTCGAACAATCCTGGTAAACCGCGCCCGACCGCCTTCCGCACCACTCCGCCGGATGCGTATTTGATGATCCTCACGCGGAAGAAATAG